The Paenibacillus pabuli DNA segment GGGAATGCTTCATTCAACCGTTCCACTTCTTCGCTTGTTAAAACCATATCCATCGCTGCGGCATTCTCTGCCACATGAGACAACTGTACAGCTTTGGGAATCGCAAGCACATCCCCATCCCGGATAACCCAGGACAATGCGATCTGTGATGTGCTCACTCCATGTTCTGCAGCAATGTCGCGAATGACCGGATGCTCCAGCAGCTCGGTACGCAGCCTGCCTCCCTGAGCGAGCGGGCAGTACGCCATTACGGGAACATGCTTTTCCCGGAGCCAGGGCAGCAGATCCGTCTCAATGCCGCGCGAAGCCGCATGATACAATACCTGATTCACGGCGCAATGCTGGCCAGCTGGAACGTCCCATAACTCCTGCATATCCTCTGTGTCCAGATTGGATACGCCCCAACGCATGATTTTACCCGCTTGTTTCAGCTCTTCCAACGCTTGAACCGTTTCTTCCAGCGGTACGTTTCCACGCCAATGCAGCAAATATAGATCCAACCGGTCTGTCCCCAGACGCCGGAGACTGTTCTCACAGGCGGTAAGCATCTGCTTGCGATCTGCATGGTGCGGATAGACCTTGGAGACCAGAAAAACATCATCCCGGCAGTCCGCTATCGCTTCTCCGGTGACTTCTTCCGCCCCGCCTTCAGCATACATCTCTGCCGTATCAATCACCGTCATGCCAAGTTCAATCCCGTTACGCAATGCTCGTACCTCTTGTGCACGAGCTGTACGGTTTACTCCCATGTACCATGTACCTTGTCCTATTGCAGGCAGCGCCGTACCGTCAGGGAGCTGAACTGTACGCATCTTCTCTCCGTGTATCGCCACTTTGCATTCCTCCTATTCTATGTAGTATTTTCGATCTTATGAATTGTCGTCTTGGCCCGGCTTGTAGGCTTCACTCGCCCGCTTCCACCGTCCAACCATCATCATATACAGCTGTTCCAGCGGCAGCGACAGACTGCTCTGGGCAATACTCACCGTAGCATCCACCATCTGTGTATTCACGGTCATCTGCTTGCGTTTCACTCCAGTCTGACGATCCAGGAAGGCTTGCTCATCCCATAGTTTAACCCCGATCATGGGCTGCCCCATCAACTCATACATAAAAATGTTCTCTACATCTCTCCACGGGATGAAGCCTCCCGACGTATACGAGGAGGAGTCCACGAATCCTTGCTCATTGACGACAAAGGAAGGTTCCTTCTTCATGATCTTCACCAGGCTGTATCCGAGACAAAGTCCAAAAAACAGGACGGAGACCAGACCCACCACCGCGGAAATTACGGAATCCCCTGTATTGGAAGAATCACTGAACATCAAAAAAAATCCGGCCGCCACAAAAAGCGCAGCTCCTAACGCAAGCCATCCCATTCGTTTACGGCTCGGATATTCCACATGCTGTTGGTCATAGGATGTCGACAATCTCGTGCTCCTCCTTTAATTTGAACGAAATATGCAATGATTTATATCTTCTATATATGATTCGTAACGTTTGCAGCAAAGCAGAAAATACATAGGTCATTAACCAAAACAAACAAATTTCAAACAGCACAATCAGGCTCTAATCCATCTCGTTCCTGACAATTCAACCTTTAGGATTCGCCATACGTTCAGCAATTCCTTCTGGGCACAACATATGCAGAGCAGCAATCTTCATTTATGCAGAAGCATGTTGTCCTCCCCCCTGCTTTCCTTTAATATAAATGGAAAGGTTAGGAAATTACATTTGTGAATTCAAGGTGGGAGGACAATCAATGAACAGTCTGCGTGGCATCACATCGGAAGATCTTTTTGAGATTACATGGGTGAATGATCCAACCCCGTCTCCTGGAGGCGGACAGCTGGTATATGTAAGCCGGAAGACGAACGACAAACGGGACAGTTATTCTTCTCACCTGAGACTTCTGAATCTGGAGAGTCAGAAGGACCGGGCATTTACCTCCGGTGACAAGGATCACTCGCCCTCCTGGTCGCCGGACGGGTCACAGCTTGCCTTTTTACGGGAGCATGAGGGAAAAACACAAGTCTGGATCATTGCCGCAGATGGCGGAGAAGCACGACAAGTCAGCCAGTTGAAGCATGGAGCAAGCTCCCTCATCTGGTCTCCGGATTGCCAGGCGTTACTTGTGAAATCCTCTGTCGATATGCACAGTGAAGCTGAAGACGAATCCAATTCAGACAACAAACTGCCGCAAGAACTTGTTGTTGACCGAATTCGTATGAAATCGGACGGCGGAGGATTATGGAATGGCAGACGCACTCACCTCTTCCGCATCTCGGTTGACGGCGGTGAAGCCACTCCAGTTACCTCTGGTCATTTCGACGTCGGTGATTATGCATGGTCACCTGACGGAGCGGCCATTGCCTGGATTGCCCAGCTGCCGGAAGCAGGCGAGGAGCATAACGATTATGCACTGACCAATCATGTGTACCGCGCAAAACCAGATGGGTCTGACATACAGCAGCTGACTCCGGAAGGGTTCACCTTCAGCCGATTGGCTTATGCACCGGATGGACAATCTCTCGCCCTGCTTGCCAGTGATCGCTCTTACGGAAATGCCACTCTGGTGAAGCTCTATACACTCCCGATCTCGGGCGGTCAACCTCTGTGCCTGACCCGTGACTGGGACGTACAGATGAATCATAGTATCGTTGGAGATATGCGTGCCCACCTGACAACAACGGGGCCAATATTTACTCGTGACGGCTCTTCCATTCTCTGTCTGGCAACCGTTCATGGCAGCGTCCGAATCGCACGCGTTGCGCTGGATGGCAGTCAAGCGGAGTATGTATTGCCTGCGGAGAAAGAGTTTTATCAGTTTGCGGAACTGGAGAATGGTGACATTGTAGCGGCCGCTGCTGACACGCAAAGCCCAGGAGATCTCTTTTGGTATCCCAATCCGGATGATCACGGAGCCGAGTCCATCCAGCTGACTCGCAGCAATCCCCAGCTGCAGGGAGAAATCCGGCTCAGCGTACCGGAAACGTTCTGGTTTGATACCTCGGATGGGCTTCAGCTGCAGGGATGGATCATGAAACCAATCGGCATGGTAGACGGTGTCAAAATCCCAACCATTCTTGAGATTCATGGCGGTCCTCACATGATGTATGGCTTTACCTTTATGCATGAATTCCAGATGCTTGCTGCGCAGGGCTATGCCGTCGTATATACCAACCCGCGTGGTGGATTGGGTTATGGACAACAATTCGTGAATGCCTGTCGTGGTGACTATGGCGGTGGCGATTACCGCGACCTTATGGAGACCGTTGATTATGCCTTGTCCACCTATGAGTTCATTGATGAAAGCCGCTTGGGCGTCACCGGAGGCAGTTATGGGGGCTTCATGACCAACTGGATTGTTGGACATACAGACCGGTTCAAGGCAGCCGTCACGCAGCGATCTATCTCCAACTGGCTCTCTTTTTACGGTGTCAGCGACATTGGATATTTTTTCACCGAAGATCAGATTGGCGGCAATGCATGGGAGGATACGGAACTGTTATGGAAGCACTCCCCTCTGGCTTATGTAGGGAATATAAACACGCCCCTGCTGATCCTGCATGGTGAACAGGACCTTCGTTGTCCAATTGAACAAGCTGAGCAATTGTATATTGCCCTGAAGCGACGCAGACAAACGACCCGCCTCGTTCGTTTCCCTGGGGCTAATCATGAACTTTCCAGAGGCGGTCACCCGCATCTGAGAGTGAGACGACTTGAGCACATTGCCGGATGGTTCAACGAGCACTTATAAGTTATTCATGGGACAAGCCAAGTAGAGATATAACCATCGCAGGAAGGAAGTCATCGGGAAGATGGCGCTGCGATGGTTTTTTTATTTGTGTGAACTAAGCCTATTAGCCAAACAGCAGCTTTTATATAACGGTTAGAGTTGAAAGAGATCAAAAGACTACATAGGTCAGCATTGAAGTAAATGCTCAGTTGAATAAACCCAAGGAATTTGGACCATACCGTAGGGAGTTTAGAATCAGGTCAAGAGTTGCGAAAATAACGAATATATTAGATAATTATCTGTCGATTGTGGTCGAATGAACGGATTAGAAGGGGGAACCTAATGATGAAGAAAAACACATTTGATGAGCCGATTAATCGTCTCTCTACCGGTTCGGAAAAATGGGACGCACTTGAGGAAATCTTTGGCGTGGCGGATGCGCTCCCTATGTGGGTGGCTGATATGGACTTTGCCGCACCACCATCCGTTATCGAGGCATTGCAGGCACGGATGGAACATGGCATTTTCGGTTACACCATGCGTACGGATGCATATCACGAAGCACTAAGAGGATGGATGGAACGACGCCACAACTGGAACATCAACGATGATTGGGTTGTGTTTACACCTGGGATCGTTCCAGCCCTAAGCATTGCCGTTCAACGTTTTACGGCACCGGGTGATGCTGTTGTGATTCAAACTCCAGTTTACGCCCCCTTCTACGAAGTGGTACGTGGCCAGGACAGAGAATTGATGACCAATCCCCTCCGTTTCGAAGACGGACGCTATTCCATGGATCTGGATCATCTGGAATCCTGCCTGCAGACAGGCCGGGTGAAGATGCTCATCCTCTGCAGCCCTCATAATCCTGTTGGACGTGTATGGTCTCGGGATGAGCTTGAAGGCCTTGCTGCCCTGTGCGTGCAATATAATGTACTTGTGGTGTCGGATGAAATTCATGCCGATCTTGTACACCAACGCGGCACGCATACTCCGCTGTCCCAGATCTCGGAGGCCATCGCTGACCTAAGTATCATCTGCACGGCACCAAGCAAAACATTCAATATTCCCGGCCTATGCACCTCCAATATCATCATTCCGAACGCCTCCTTGCGTGCATCCTTTGCCCAGGGCGTCAAAACGATGGGCCTCGCCAGCATCAGCACACTGGGCGCCATTGCAGCCGAGGCTGCTTACAACGGAGCCGAACAATGGCTGGACGACTGCCTTGCCTATATTCGGGGAAACATGGAATACGTTCAGGAGTATGCGGCGAAGCACATGCCTGATGTAGGCATAGATTTGCCTGAAGCGACTTATCTGCTCTGGATGGACTTCAGCAAGCTGGGTGTTCCCCAGGAAGAACTTGTACGGCTGCTCCTGAACGAAGCAGGTCTTGCCTTTAACGACGGTACCGCATTCGGACCGGAAGGCACGGGATACATGCGGATGAATGTCGCCTGTCCACGGTCCACCGTTGAAGAAGCCATGCGCAGATTATCCCTGATGGTGAATCAATTGAACAAACAAAACTAATGCCTATAAAATAAGCCATCTTCCTCGATCAAGTCGAAGGAAGATGGCTTTTCTTATCATTACAGCTAGGTTACAGGCATGGGAATGATTCGGTCACTGAGTCTATTCAGCAGGTCCAGGTCATGACTGATCACAAGCAGCCCCAAATTACGCTGTCGCGCCGTTGTCATTACGGTATGCCAGATCTGGGCTTGCGTGATGGCATCCAGCATCGTTGTCATCTCATCCGCAATCAGGTAACGTGTTTCCTTGCCCAGTGCGCGGGCCACGCAGAAGCGCTGCAGCTCTCCACCAGACAATTCATCCGGTCTGCGATCCAGCCACTCAGGCTGAATGCCGAGAGCATTCAGAATGGGATGTTCCGCCATCTCGGCTTCATGTAACACACGTCGCATTCGCCAGCGTGGGTTGACTGCTTTTTCCGGGTGCTGAAATACAAGTTGAACCGGACAGACTCCAGCTCGGGGAAGCGGCTTCCCGTCCATCAGCACTTCTCCTGCCATTGGTTCTGCATACCCTGCCAGGATGCGTCCCAGGCTCGTTTTGCCAGATCCACTGGGTCCCCACAATCCTACAACTTCTCCCTGCTCCAGCTTCAGGTTCATATCCCGAAATATCCAATGGTTTTTGTCGTATCCATAGCTGACATTCCGTGCTTCAAGTGGCATGAATGCACCTCACTTCTCCGCCTCGCAGCTTCCTCAATTCAGGATGTTGATCTGTACACGCAGGGGTCGCAGCAGTACAGCGGGGTGCAAACGGGCAACCGCTTCCCCTCCGCTGATTCGCTAGTGGCTGAGAGCCCGGGATGGGCTGGAAGCCATTTTGCGGTAAAGCATTCCACAGTGCACGTGTATAAGGATGTCTCAATCCATCTCCTGTGTTCGTAAAATCCGCGACCTGTGCGATCTCCACACAGGAACCGGCATAGAATACAGCGATACGATCTGCTGCAGTCAGTGCCGAGGCAATGTCATGGGTAATCCACAGGATGCCTGCCCCCCGGTCAGCCATGTCCCGGAATTGCTTCATTGTGTCTGCCAGCACTTCGGGATGGATTCCCGGTGTCGGCTCATCTGCAATAATCAGCTTGGGCTCACCGGAAGTCGCCGTTGCCATGAGTACCCGCCGTGCCATGCCTCCGGAGAGCTCATATGGATACTTCTTGCTGGTTCCCTTGGGCAATTGATAGCGATCCGTAAGTTCCCTCTCAGCCTTATGCATCTGTAACCTGGAGGATTCCCGGCGCTCACCCGACTTCCGGTGAACTGGCTGAACCTGCTTACCTACCTTGAGCAGCGGGTCCAGGTGAGTAACCGATTGAGGGATGTACACCAGTTCATCTCCGCGCAGACGAAGCTGCCGCTCTCTCGTCAGCGGTTCTTCAGCATAACAGATCTGTCCCTCAAGCCTGGCACTGGCAGGAAGGATGCCCATAATCGCTTGTGCCAGCACGCTTTTGCCCGATCCACTTGCACCTACGACAGCTACAATCTCGCCTTCGTTCACGGTCAGATCCAGATCCTGAATGACCTCGCTCTCCTCATGTGCAAACCAGCCACGAGCTCGTCTAAATGAAACGGAGACCCCTTTTACTTCAAGAAGAGCCATGGTTATCCTCCCTCCCTTGAACTACCTGTCCCTGTCAACACTTTCAAACTGTTCCCGAGCACATCAAAGGCACGAACGACCAATAACAGCGCCAGCCCCGGGAAAAAAGCAAGCCACCACATGCCTGCGGACAGATATCTCATCGACTCTGACAAAATAATCCCAATGGCCGGTTGCTGCGGCGACAGCCCAAGCCCCAGAAATGTAATTGCAGCTTCATGCAGAATGGCATGAGGGAAGATCAGCAATGTACCCACGAACAACTGTGGAACCAAGTGAGGAAGCATGTGCTGTACAGCAATCCGAAACCGGGATTGGCCCAGCCTGCGGGAAATATGAATAAATTCTGCCGATTTCAGCTGAATCATCTCCGCACGAACAATCCGGGCCAGATTCGGCCAGTGAGTCAGGGCGATGGCAGTCGCCACACCAGGCAGGCCTCCACCGAAGACAAAGGCCAGCATCACGAGCGACACCAGATGAGGCACACTCAGGAACAGATCGATTAGCCATGAAACCACCCTGTCGGCAAGCTTGCCTGAAGCAGCGATCAATCCCAGCACTAGCGCCACGATCCCTCCTCCGCACGCGGCAAGCAAACCAACCTGAATGCTGGTCGTCAATCCCTTCAGCGTACGCATGAACATGTCCCGTCCCAACCAGTCCGTGCCGAAGGGATGTACCCATACCGGGGCCAAATTCCGGTCTCTCAACGAAGTTAGCGTGGATTCTGCGGGGAGTACGAACCCAGCCAGCCATACGATAACAATCCAGCCGAGCGCCAAACTCCCCCAGATCAGGGCTCGTTTGCGCGGGTTGGCATAGCTCCGCTGCTTCTCGAAACGAGAACGCCCAGAAGATAATCCAGCTTGACGCCTCCACGGGTTACCGTGATTCCGCTTCTCCGTTTCTTCAGATCTCCCTGACCGCAGCCGCGGCACAGTACGAATGGGTCTGGAGGACTGCTCCATTTCCTGCTTCATGTTAACAGTTCCTCCTTCATCCGCGGATCAATGAACCGATAGAGAATGTCTGCCAGCAGATTGCCGGTAAAAACAAAGATCGTACTGCACAGTACAAGTCCGAGCAGCAGCGGCACATCCCCTCGCAGTCCAGCCTGAACGGTGGCCTGTCCCAGGCCAGGATAAGAAAATACCTGTTCTGCAAGAACAGCTCCTCCAAACAGTTCACTAAATGAAGCAAACTGCAGCGTTAACGCAGGCAGCACGACATGTCTGAACCCATGCCTGCGGAACAGCTGCACGCCTCGTTCGCCCCTAGCTCTGGCGAAGAGTATATAGTCCGAATCCAGCACATCCAGCAGCTTCTGGCGGGTATGCAGGGCAATGGCTGCCACACCGGTCAGACTCAGGGTTAATGCAGGAAGAACCATATGTATGGCTCGATCTGTCCATGTGACCTGATCGGCTGCCATCCCTGCGGGAACCCCCAGGCCAACTGGAAGCCAGCCCAGCCACACGCCGAACAGCATGAGCAGCAGCAAGGCCATCCAGAATACCGGAGTGGAAGCCAGCGTATAGCAATACCAACAGATCAAGCGATCCAGCAAGGATTCCCGTTTCATTGCTGCGACTACACCCAGACTGAAGCCAATCAGTCCGGATAAAATCCATGCCACCGCCATAAGCGCAACAGAATTCAGGAATCGTTCCTGAATGATATCCGCAACCGGCTGCCTGTAGATCATCGACGTTCCCAGATCACCCTGGAGCAGCGCCTGTCCCCAGTTGAATAGACGCTGGGCAGGCGGGTCATTCAATCCCCACCGTTCTTCAATAAGACTTCGCTGCTCGGCGCTCACTCTGATCATGTCTCCCCCGATGTAGGCCTCAATCGGGTCCACAGGCGAGAACTGCATCAATATAAAAGCCACCACGCTGACTCCTGCCAACAGCGATAGGAGTCGCAGCAGCTTCACTCCAACAAACCTTCCCCATTCAAGAATGCCTGTCATACCATCTCTCCTCAATGTCGGTCAGAACTCGCACTATATTGCCTACTTCGAGTTATCATCCCAGGACCATTCCTCCAGATTGGATGTCACCGGCCAGCCATGTCCATGTGGGTGAATCTGTTGTTCACCAATGTTCAAGCCATCCTTCACCAGATACAGGTGATCAATATTGACCAGCCATGCCCAAGGGGCGTCGCCCTGATAACTGAATCCCGTCGTCCCGTCCCACTCTGCCTTCTGCCAGAACGGAAGGGCTTCCCCTTCACTCGTAGCTTGGAGAGCCTGCTGCATCCAGCTATCCACCGCCGGGTTGGAATACAGCCCCACATTGTAGTATCCCTCCCCCTTGTGCGTGCTGCTGTACAGATTGTAGGTTTCCAGCGGGTCATGACTTCCCCATCCGAATAACACGGCATTGGCGTAAGCCTGCTTTTTCGTCTCTTCACGGCTCTTGCCTTCCACATTGATTTTGATGCCAGCCTGGGCGGCCATATCCGCTGCAGCAAGGGCAATGGATTGTCTGGTCAGATCTCCTGCAAAATAGAGCAGGTTGAACTCGGCGTCCATACCGTTTTTCTCCACCACGCCATCACCGTCTGTATCTGTCCAGCCGCCAGCCGTCAGTATCCGCTGCGCTTCTTGAACATCCGCATCTGCGAATACAGCCTCCGGATTGCCCCAAGGCAGATCATCACTGACCGAATAGGCAGGACGACCATGACCCTCCAGCACGCCTTCAACCAATGCATTACGGTCAATGGCTACGTTCACCGCTTGGCGGATAGCAAGGTCGGACGTCACATCGTTCCCAGCAGGGAAACCATCAGCGGAAGTACCGCCCGCAGGCTGCATTGGGAACATGATTCCCCGGTTATCCACGGTTTTGACCGATTCCAGCGTCATGCCGCTTACCTCCTGCTTGCTGAATGCGGCGGGAATGGCTGCAATGTCAACTGATCCCGCTTGGGCTGCCGCAAAGGCTGCATCCTCGTCCAGGTAGAGAAATGTCAGTTTGCGGAATGCAGACTTTTGACCGTAGTATTGCTCGTTTGCTTCTACAATCGCCTGTTGTCCCTTATCCCACTGCACCAGCTTGTACGGACCGGAGCCGACAGGATGCTCAGCATAATCGGAGCCATAGGCATGTTCAGGCACAATTCCAAGTGTAGTCAGGATACTGATAAACGTGGACTGCGGAGACTTCAATGTAAACACGACCGTTGTTGAATCGGGAGCCTGCACTTCGGCCATATTCGTCAAATCGATAACCGATCCGCTGCTGGCCGCTGTTTCAAATGTGAACTTAACATCTTCCGCCGTCAGCGGTTCACCATCCGAGAACTTCACGTCATCCCGCAGGGAAATGGTCCATGTGAGCCCGTCTTCACTAACGGAATGGTCCGTTGCCAGGTCATTGACCAGATGCAGCTTGGCATCTCTTTTCAGTAGAGTACTCTGGAAAAGCGGCGAGCCGTACTGCCCCCAGCCTGTTGTCGGATCAAACCCGCCTTCCGGCTCTGTCCCTACCGCAAGCACCAGCTCATCCCTCGGGTGAGAAGCTGCAAGTGCCTGGCTCTCTTGAACCGATGAAGCACCTTGCGTACATCCTGCGAGTCCAACTGCACACAACAGCAAAAGACTAAGCCCTGCCTGACTTGAACGTTTTCTCCATGAAATTCCGTGCATGTTTCCCTTTTCCCCCTTTTGAAATTGACCACTTGCTCTCCTCTAGAAGGTGCAGCAATCCTCCCACCAGATTCGTTCCAGTTCATATTCGTGTTACTATTTTTAGCAATTGTAGCACAATAACAAAATTACGTGTCAATAAAGTTAACTTCAGAATCCATATATTTTCATTTATAAAGATGTTCAGAAGAATTGGACTGGAATTATTGAATTTCACAAATCAATAAGTAAGAATAGATGACAACAGAAAAAGACTGTTGGTGATGAACCAGCAGTCTAACTGAATAAGGATATGAAGTTACAGGATGAAGAGCTATATAAATAGGACCTCAATCATAAGCTTACCAAATGGCATACTCTCAAAACGTGGGCTATGAAATTGTGAATAACTACTTTGTTGACTTCTCTGCGGATACACTTAATGCACTTATTGAACCAAATACCCAAACAAAAGCTAAAAGATAAATCAATTTAACTTGGGTATCTTCGTGAAAAATCAGAATACAGAAGAATAGGATAACTCCTGCAATCATTTGAATAGACATCATTGATCTTCTGAAGTAGATTGGAGCGAAAAAACATATTATACCCGCTAGAAAAATAAACGGTTCTTCAGCCATGTGCCTGCACTCCCTTACTTTTTATGAGAAAGACCTCTATTACCATATCATGGAGTTGAAGAATGGAAATATGGAAACAAGTTACCACGCTCAACTGCTTGTTAGTTCAACCGGCAGCCGCTCAATTTTAAACCCCCTCCAAAAAATATCTGCAAACTCACTTATTTTTGTACAATGGATTCTGTCTATTATTATGATAATATAACAAGGTAATATGTTCCAGATCATGGTATATTTCTATTATTAAATCATATAAGGAGAGCGCCAAGAATCATACATAGTTGAGATCAACGAAATCAGAGAATGAATCCAAATACTAAATTTTTAAGGAGTTTACTATGCCTAATCAATTCGTAAAAAGTCTAATCGTATTGTGTTTGATGATTTTAGTAATACCAACCACAACCATTTTGGCAGCTTCAGTCGTTAAGGATCCAGTGTTGGCACAAGTCATTCGAGCAGATCTGAAGCTATCGGGTAAAAAAGAACTGAAAGCAAGCCATCTAAAAAAATTAAAATCCTTGTATTCAATGGATGGAAAAAGTAAGATTTCAAGTCTGCAAGGACTTGAATATGCAGTTAACGTAGTGGAATTAGTCCTACCCGGCCATAAAATCAAAAATATAAAACCAATTTCCAAGCTGACAAAAATAAACCTATTGGCTTTAGACGGAAATCAAATTACAGATCTATCTCCACTTTCAGGATTACGCAATTTGGAAAGTTTATTGATTAGCGATAACCAAATAAGAAGTCTAGAACCTTTGAAAAATTTACGCCATCTTACAAGTTTGCTTGCCAGCGGGAATCAGGTATCGGACTTAAGGCCCCTTCAGAAGACGAATCTTGAATGGATCATTATGGACCATAATCGGATTCAGGATTTGACACCATTAAAGAACCATCCAACTTTACAATATCTTTATCTGCAAGATAACCTCATTCAGGATATTGCTGTGCTTGAAACGATTCCTCATTTAACCGAGGTATATCTAGGCAATAACCCGCTGAATGAGCATGCGGAGCAGGTCGTAAAAAATTTAGAGAAGAACGGAGTCATTGTAAGCCTGGAGATCAATGAAGCAGATGAATCTTAATAAATCACATACAGCACAAATAAGGCCGTTATATATTAACGACCTTATTTTTGTATGGCAAAATCAACTTAAGTCAGACGAGCGTATTTCCACTCGTTATTGCAGCTCTTCACTACCTCCTCAATCAAGGGAAAATTCGACTACCGATTGTTCGTTAGTCCAGTGCAAACAAAAAAATAAAAAAAGAACCGAACCTTTTTCTGAAAGAGAGACAATATAGTGTGTAAGCTGCTTACTCAGGAGGGCCCTCTGAATGGAAAGTGAATATATGTATCAATTACTCACAAAAATGAAAGATGGTGATCAACAGGCGTTTCACACGATGTATGATGCCACTTATCAGGACGTCTATCGGACCGTTACCTTTCTGGTGGATCATCAGCAGGATCGGGAAGATGTCATGAATGAGATTTATATGCAAATGTGGACCTCACTGGCCAACTACGATACGAGTAGACCTTTTCACTTCTGGTTGCACGGCTTGGTGATCCGTCAAGTGCAGAGATTTCGGGTCAAGAGCTGGCGGAGATTCCGAATTTTTGAACGCATCTGTTCCTTCTCTCGGGAAGAACCTCATTGGGATCAACCTTCTGTGTTGACGAGTGGGACGAACGACATGATATCGCAGGCCATTAAGAAACTGACCGACAAACAGCGAACGGTGATTATCCTCCGCTTTTTTCATGACTATACGCTCGAGGAAACTGCGACTTTGCTCGATATTCCATTGGGAACAGTCAAGTCGAGATATCATGCTGGCCTGCAGGCGCTTCGAAAAAACATTTGGAATCTCCCCCCAGAAAGGATGGAAAAGATCAATGACTATTGAACGCAAAATCCGTGAACATCTGCACAAAGAAGCCGAAACGGTGGAGTGCCCACCGGCCATTTCCAATCGAATAGAACAATTCTATTCTCAATATTTGCAACAAAAAAGGAGCGGAAGACCCATGAAAAAACGTTTAATTGGTGGAATTGTTGCTGTTGCTATTTTGATTCCAAGTGCAGCATTTGCTGCACCTACCTTGATTGATATGCTTACCAGAACACCATTAACTACTGAGCAAGTCAAGGCGGATGAGTTTGGCAAAGCAGCACTTGAGAAACTGTACAGCGCATTTCCCGAAACAAAAGCGTTTGAGATCATCGATGCAAGCAACGTTCAAGGTGTTCAAACAAGCATCATCCTGCAGGAGAAGGGAGGGACCGGCAAAAAAATTACACTTCATACAAACGGTATTACCGGTGCGATTGAACACGTGATTCAAGAGAATTGGGAGCCTAAGGAGAAGCCGCTCACTGCTCTTACCGATCAGGAAATCATATCGAAGGTAGATTCTCTCATTGATAAATTGTATGGTAACATCGAACAGTACGAGTTTTCTATGGAGCAAATGGAGAACTCGAATCAAAAAACATTTATATTGAATTACAGCAAAAAAGGATCAACAACACCGTTCTACCAGGTATTTGTTCAGGGCAATTCCATCAGTGTTTCTCTGATCGGAGTTGAGACTACACCGCCAAACAAGGTAGAAGGTTTCTTCTCTACAAATGGTAAACCAGATTATTTTGC contains these protein-coding regions:
- a CDS encoding ABC transporter ATP-binding protein codes for the protein MALLEVKGVSVSFRRARGWFAHEESEVIQDLDLTVNEGEIVAVVGASGSGKSVLAQAIMGILPASARLEGQICYAEEPLTRERQLRLRGDELVYIPQSVTHLDPLLKVGKQVQPVHRKSGERRESSRLQMHKAERELTDRYQLPKGTSKKYPYELSGGMARRVLMATATSGEPKLIIADEPTPGIHPEVLADTMKQFRDMADRGAGILWITHDIASALTAADRIAVFYAGSCVEIAQVADFTNTGDGLRHPYTRALWNALPQNGFQPIPGSQPLANQRRGSGCPFAPRCTAATPACTDQHPELRKLRGGEVRCIHAT
- a CDS encoding ABC transporter permease encodes the protein MKQEMEQSSRPIRTVPRLRSGRSEETEKRNHGNPWRRQAGLSSGRSRFEKQRSYANPRKRALIWGSLALGWIVIVWLAGFVLPAESTLTSLRDRNLAPVWVHPFGTDWLGRDMFMRTLKGLTTSIQVGLLAACGGGIVALVLGLIAASGKLADRVVSWLIDLFLSVPHLVSLVMLAFVFGGGLPGVATAIALTHWPNLARIVRAEMIQLKSAEFIHISRRLGQSRFRIAVQHMLPHLVPQLFVGTLLIFPHAILHEAAITFLGLGLSPQQPAIGIILSESMRYLSAGMWWLAFFPGLALLLVVRAFDVLGNSLKVLTGTGSSREGG
- a CDS encoding ABC transporter permease, with the translated sequence MTGILEWGRFVGVKLLRLLSLLAGVSVVAFILMQFSPVDPIEAYIGGDMIRVSAEQRSLIEERWGLNDPPAQRLFNWGQALLQGDLGTSMIYRQPVADIIQERFLNSVALMAVAWILSGLIGFSLGVVAAMKRESLLDRLICWYCYTLASTPVFWMALLLLMLFGVWLGWLPVGLGVPAGMAADQVTWTDRAIHMVLPALTLSLTGVAAIALHTRQKLLDVLDSDYILFARARGERGVQLFRRHGFRHVVLPALTLQFASFSELFGGAVLAEQVFSYPGLGQATVQAGLRGDVPLLLGLVLCSTIFVFTGNLLADILYRFIDPRMKEELLT
- a CDS encoding ABC transporter substrate-binding protein, with product MHGISWRKRSSQAGLSLLLLCAVGLAGCTQGASSVQESQALAASHPRDELVLAVGTEPEGGFDPTTGWGQYGSPLFQSTLLKRDAKLHLVNDLATDHSVSEDGLTWTISLRDDVKFSDGEPLTAEDVKFTFETAASSGSVIDLTNMAEVQAPDSTTVVFTLKSPQSTFISILTTLGIVPEHAYGSDYAEHPVGSGPYKLVQWDKGQQAIVEANEQYYGQKSAFRKLTFLYLDEDAAFAAAQAGSVDIAAIPAAFSKQEVSGMTLESVKTVDNRGIMFPMQPAGGTSADGFPAGNDVTSDLAIRQAVNVAIDRNALVEGVLEGHGRPAYSVSDDLPWGNPEAVFADADVQEAQRILTAGGWTDTDGDGVVEKNGMDAEFNLLYFAGDLTRQSIALAAADMAAQAGIKINVEGKSREETKKQAYANAVLFGWGSHDPLETYNLYSSTHKGEGYYNVGLYSNPAVDSWMQQALQATSEGEALPFWQKAEWDGTTGFSYQGDAPWAWLVNIDHLYLVKDGLNIGEQQIHPHGHGWPVTSNLEEWSWDDNSK
- a CDS encoding leucine-rich repeat domain-containing protein; the protein is MPNQFVKSLIVLCLMILVIPTTTILAASVVKDPVLAQVIRADLKLSGKKELKASHLKKLKSLYSMDGKSKISSLQGLEYAVNVVELVLPGHKIKNIKPISKLTKINLLALDGNQITDLSPLSGLRNLESLLISDNQIRSLEPLKNLRHLTSLLASGNQVSDLRPLQKTNLEWIIMDHNRIQDLTPLKNHPTLQYLYLQDNLIQDIAVLETIPHLTEVYLGNNPLNEHAEQVVKNLEKNGVIVSLEINEADES
- a CDS encoding sigma-70 family RNA polymerase sigma factor, which codes for MESEYMYQLLTKMKDGDQQAFHTMYDATYQDVYRTVTFLVDHQQDREDVMNEIYMQMWTSLANYDTSRPFHFWLHGLVIRQVQRFRVKSWRRFRIFERICSFSREEPHWDQPSVLTSGTNDMISQAIKKLTDKQRTVIILRFFHDYTLEETATLLDIPLGTVKSRYHAGLQALRKNIWNLPPERMEKINDY